The following is a genomic window from Nymphaea colorata isolate Beijing-Zhang1983 chromosome 3, ASM883128v2, whole genome shotgun sequence.
ATTCTTTCTCCCACTGGTCATTCACTGGATTATGCTTTTTCAAGTAAGAGTATTCAACATGAGAACCAGGACCTATCCTCCAAAATACCTAGCATGAGATCTGAAATACACAAGGCATAAAAAGCTAAAGTAATTACTATTTACCATTCCTGAATAGAGGCAAGGAGCAAAGTCTACTCCATGGATTTCTGGATCTCCTCAATCCTTATCTTCCCCCCAAAGTTTTCAACTTAGGCTGTTTATTTAGGTTAAGTTTCGAGATCATCACGTTAAAGTCTCCTCCATGAACAGGGAATGAAAAGAATGTAGAAGGACCAACACCTCCACTTAAGATATAGTGAACATCGAAGATATTCCATAGAAAGATGGTGTTGCTTAAACATAAGCTTTAATGTGTACAATACAGCTTGCACTCATGCAAATGCACAGCTAATGTTGGCTGATCAACCCCTCCCAATCATGAGGCGTAATTCGGTAGCTATGGATCATAGCAAGAGCAGAATTGCAACAGGAAAGGATAGACAGCGGAAAAGAAAACCTGAACAGCAAGTAGCAACTGAACAATATGCATAAATTATGGCCATATTTCCATAATGCTTGTCAAGCAATTCTGCTTTCATGCTTCTAAAAACTAACCGAGACACCCAAGTTTCTGCTAGAAAGTACATAATTCCGTATCTAAATCAGGATGAACTTAGACTCTCAAacgcatttgcatatatataagcAGTCATGTTTAATAACACAACAcaattcaagaatgaaaataatGCACCTACAATCAACAATTCCAACTGTAGAATCCCATAAAATGCAGCGAACATGAAAATTAGTAATTGATAGGTCAGCAAAGAACAGAGTGagagaaaagaatcaaaacGACCTCTCGAGAAAGAGGAGACAAACTATTAATGGGAAAAACCTTCAACAATGAATTATCTAAATCAGATACTTTCTCAAAAGCAGTTGCCTATGTAAACAGTGATAGCACAGAAGAAATTCAGGAAGGAAACTGTGCACCTGCAAATCAGTTTTCCCAACTGTAGTATCTCGCACTATCCAGTTAATGTAAAAAAGATTAGCAATTGATAGGCCACTAGAGAGCAGactgtgaaaaaaaaagatcaaccaTGTTTAGAAGGAACAGATAATTAAACTCTTCAAGGGAAAGGTCAACACTAACAGTGGCAATAAATATATAGAAAGAAATAATGCATCTAAGAGACAGAGCCATCCTAATGTTGTGATTATTCATGCCAAAAACTGTGGCAGACAAATGATGTTCTTCTCCCGCACAATTGAGAGAAATAAGACCGAGCGACCGAataagcgagagagagagttagtTACTTTTGGCATTTTGACTAAAGGCTCCAAACGCCGACCTGATAAGCATCGTATACATTTAAAAACCTGCAGCTCACATTATCATACCACTCAAACTTGCTTTCTAGTTTATCGTACACTTTTGGGGGCTTCAGGATAACAGAACCGAACACTTTCTTGATTAAAACAGGAAGAATGCTCCTCCATgctagaaacaagaaaattctgAAGATCAAATGGAAATCAAAAGGAAATCAGAGACtactgcaaaagaaaaagtaaaatggaACATTTAAATTCTCATTACTTGAGAGGAACAAACTACTTGTTTCCCCGTTTCCACGTGTGTACAATGAAGAGGAGATGTTGGAAAATTCATTATCCAAGGCATACTCAAAATtcagttcctttttctttctttcgacTTTCATCTCCCTCCTAATTTAGCTAGATTGCATTCGCTCCCTAACATGCCTTATTTTACTATGCCTCAATGCATACTAGTCCCATTGTCGAAACCCAAACCGTAAAGTACTCCAGCATATCTCTCAGTCGACCCATTGAAGAAGGAGTCCTTCAGCTTCCGAAATGTACAAGAGGTGAGAAGGCTATCAGACCCCGCCTGATGGCATATGCCAACCCTTTCTACTTCAAGCAACTCAGCGAGTTTGTTTAGCCCCCCGTGCAGACTGTCACAGAACTTCATCAGATGTTTGATATCGTAGACGGTGGGAAAGTAAATACTGATCAGGTTGAAGAAGCCGGTGTGCGTCTCCGGCAGGTACTGCCCTGTCAACAGCTTGAGCAAGTACCCAAAATCGTACCCGCTGTGGAAGGTGACCCAGTGGACGGCATCGTTGAGGAGGATCCCTGATGACATCAGGAGCTCAGCGAACCTCTGCGCATCTATCCCCTTCTCATTGTTCTTCTTGAAGTCGATACCACTCTGCTTGAGAAGCTCGATGGAGTCCTTCGCATAGACATCTATGCCGACGTTAAACTCCCTGAAGTTGAACTGCCAGATGCAGAACCTATCGGTGCCGCAGGTAGGGAGGTTCCCGAACTCGTCCGAGAAGGTGAGGCCTAGCTGGATCAGCTTGAGCATGTCGACGTTCGTCTTCAGAGTCCTGTAATGGAAATCGGTGCTCGTCTTGAAGTTCCCTAACGGTCGGGCGACTATCCCAGGGAATTCTGTATCCATCGCTACGTAGGGATAGTCGTCCACAATCTCCCTTATCAACATGAACTCTTCCTCCAGATTATCCGCCCAAACCTCGCGGATATGGATCGAATCACCCTTCTGTAAGATGGACATAGTCCCCGTCCCTTCTCCgtaaaacaaataaacaaaagccCGTAGCCCGTAGATGACAAGAACGTGGCGCCTGGTTTGCGTGAGGACCCCTAGACCCTAATTCGACGAGGAAATGAGAATAAGAAGAACCCTGATCCTAGCTATTTCCTTTGTCCAATACCCAAAACTCTTTCAGACTGTTCTATCACCAATCAGACAAGAGCAAGAAACAAGAAACCCTAGTGCTTCGGCGGAGAAGAAAAAACCCTAAATCGGACGGTACCGGAGGAAAGCGATCATCGAGGAGTTGACCGGAAGGAGAAGAAATCAAGCTGACGAAAGATAAAAAAGGGATAGGAATCGGAGACTCGAACCAATGAACCGATCGACGGGAAGCGCGAGGCAAATGGCGGAGATCTCAGAAAGAGTTTTCTTGTGCCGGCTTCTCTTGCGAGAGATCAGAGGAGAGAGGATACACGGAAGGGGTGAATGGATTGACAATGGCGGAGCTGGGAAGGGGAGGGGAGACGGCCACTGGGGGACGGCCGCGGTTCTTGTGCCGCCTCCCTCCTTTCTccgtttttttcctttttgttgcagTCGTTGGATTCAGAGGCGGACGCAATGAATTTGAATCGACTGTAACAGTGGAATATTACGTCCTTGGGTGGGAGGGAAATCAATGAATGGAAATAAAAGAACAAGGAATGCAATGGAAATGGGAATAAATGGACGATTATAAATGTTGGtttggatgaaaatgaaaaaacatggaaGGAAAGAAATTTAATTAGAaggaaatcaaaagaaaatcattggAGTTGGTTTATAATAACGTCCTTAACGTTCTATAATTATTACCAAgcaaacatatttaaaaaatattttattcgATTATATGATCTTATTCAAGAGCGTGACatgttaattttcaaaaaaaaagaaaattataagcgTGTCATGTTAGTATTTGACGACACAAAGGGTGTAGCATACCTAGTAAGCGGACCAAGCCACGAGGGAGTCCACAAGACGTTGGCTCAAACGTCACGCCCACACCAAACTTATGTTGATACCCCGTGGGCACCAAACCCAACTAAGAGTTGTGCTTCTTTGATCAAATTTTCAGGCTCTACCATTTTCACATTTCTTCCCTTACTCACCAATAGTGGTAGTTGTTAGGAACCAGATGGACCAACTCCTTCTTCATGGGTGGAGGTCCGACCTAATTCCTAACATCTTATAACCAGTGTCATACTTTATTAACTTCTCTAACTCAAACATCTGAAAAGAAGGGTTTCAAGTTGTTTTGTTCGAACTTGTTCACAAGAATCAATCTACAACCTGAAATATTTATGACAAGTTAAGCAATTCCACGAGCTTCGAACTCGATGTCATAAAATTCAAAGAAACAGGTCTGATTTGGAACCACTGTTTGCACTTTCCAACAAAAATCAACCACATGGATTACGTATCCGTGGTCTATTCGTCAGAAATCGGGAGAAGAAAAAGCCTTAAAAATTTGCAGAGCCAACAGGTTTTGAAGTTTATACGTTATAAATGTTTTCCTGAAGCTGGATAGTGCCACGGTACTCGGGCTAAcccggagagagagagagagagagagtgaaagagacgGCGAGTTGGTCGTGGGCACCGGAGGGGCTCGTGGGAGAGACTTGCCATCGACTACCGCCCTCCTTCCTCAagacctccctctctctctctctctctgagtctctctctctctctctctctgagcacTTCTTTAAAGAGAAGTGGTAGAGGGATGCTTTTGTGTTCCGCTGTCTGAAGAACCACCTCGGCGTCGTTTCGTGTTGCCGTCGTCTGAATCGGATGGATGTTGATGACGAGTTCGGGGATCTCTACTCCGATGTCCTCGTCTCGTCTACTGCTCCCGTCGCCCCAGCGGTGAGCCCTAACCTTAATTCTTCCGTTGGCTCCATTCAGGATGACGACGATGACGTCCTCTATGGACTTACTAACCCTAAAACAGCGCCGCCCGTGCCGCAACGTGCCGCTTCCCAAGGGGTTCCATCGCCGGAGCAAGCTGCTCCCGAGTCAGTCGAGAATCTTGGGTCGGGGAGTTTTAGGGTTTCGGCCGTGGGCGAAATCGGGTTGGTCAAGGCGCCGGTGGACGGTGGAGTCAGCAAGATTGAGGATGCAGATGCGGGAATTGAGCAAGGGATTGCGAAAATCGAGGAAATTGGCGTTGATGACGTCGACGCTCTGAACTCTGAAAAGGTTCCCGGGTTGGCAAGTCGCGAGCCACCGACCAAGGGTTTTCCTAGTGCGGCTGGTGGAGACTGGGTTGGCGCTGCTACCACCGGAAGTGGGGTTCCGGCGAAGGAGGATGCGTGCAGCGAAGAGTGGGACAGCGATAGCGAAGACGATTTACAGATTGTTCTTAACGACCAGAGTGATCCGGTTGGTGCCAATTTCGAGAAGCATCAAGAGATTGGGAGCGAAGATGAAGACGAGGACGGGGACGATTTGGTTATTGTTGCTGG
Proteins encoded in this region:
- the LOC116251606 gene encoding probable CCR4-associated factor 1 homolog 7 codes for the protein MSILQKGDSIHIREVWADNLEEEFMLIREIVDDYPYVAMDTEFPGIVARPLGNFKTSTDFHYRTLKTNVDMLKLIQLGLTFSDEFGNLPTCGTDRFCIWQFNFREFNVGIDVYAKDSIELLKQSGIDFKKNNEKGIDAQRFAELLMSSGILLNDAVHWVTFHSGYDFGYLLKLLTGQYLPETHTGFFNLISIYFPTVYDIKHLMKFCDSLHGGLNKLAELLEVERVGICHQAGSDSLLTSCTFRKLKDSFFNGSTERYAGVLYGLGFDNGTSMH